In Sorghum bicolor cultivar BTx623 chromosome 10, Sorghum_bicolor_NCBIv3, whole genome shotgun sequence, one genomic interval encodes:
- the LOC8065611 gene encoding lipid transfer-like protein VAS isoform X2, producing MQQTAAARLLAAAVAVAVACLVLAPSAHAQGTSGSGAMPSCAAKLVPCAGYLNSTSTAAAPAPACCGPLREAAANETACLCAMLLNRAALQAFGVAPEQGLVLARRCNVTTDASACAGAGGTGASGSTAASSASTGSAATSSSVTKPTANGGSLARSLSLTGASSLVGFSFIWLIIMA from the exons ATGCAGCagaccgccgccgcccgcctcctggccgccgccgtggccgtggccgtggcgtgCCTGGTGCTGGCTCCATCCGCGCACGCGCAGGGCACGTCCGGCTCCGGGGCGATGCCGTCGTGCGCGGCGAAGCTGGTGCCGTGCGCGGGGTACCTCAACTCCAcgtccacggcggcggcgcccgcgCCGGCGTGCTGCGGGCCGCTCAGGGAGGCGGCGGCCAACGAGACGGCGTGCCTGTGCGCCATGCTGCTCAACAGGGCCGCGCTGCAGGCGTTCGGCGTGGCGCCCGAGCAGGGCCTGGTCCTCGCCAGGCGATGCAACGTCACCACCGACGCCTCCGCCTGCGCCGGCGCCGGAG GCACAGGCGCTAGCGGTAGTACTGCTGCATCTTCAGCTTCCACAGGCAGCGCTGCTACTTCTTCTTCAG TGACGAAACCCACAGCCAACGGAGGCAGCCTGGCACGAAGCCTGAGCTTGACTGGCGCGTCGTCCTTGGTGGGCTTCAGCTTCATCTGGTTGATCATCATGGCCTAG
- the LOC8065611 gene encoding lipid transfer-like protein VAS isoform X1 produces MQQTAAARLLAAAVAVAVACLVLAPSAHAQGTSGSGAMPSCAAKLVPCAGYLNSTSTAAAPAPACCGPLREAAANETACLCAMLLNRAALQAFGVAPEQGLVLARRCNVTTDASACAGAGAGTGASGSTAASSASTGSAATSSSVTKPTANGGSLARSLSLTGASSLVGFSFIWLIIMA; encoded by the exons ATGCAGCagaccgccgccgcccgcctcctggccgccgccgtggccgtggccgtggcgtgCCTGGTGCTGGCTCCATCCGCGCACGCGCAGGGCACGTCCGGCTCCGGGGCGATGCCGTCGTGCGCGGCGAAGCTGGTGCCGTGCGCGGGGTACCTCAACTCCAcgtccacggcggcggcgcccgcgCCGGCGTGCTGCGGGCCGCTCAGGGAGGCGGCGGCCAACGAGACGGCGTGCCTGTGCGCCATGCTGCTCAACAGGGCCGCGCTGCAGGCGTTCGGCGTGGCGCCCGAGCAGGGCCTGGTCCTCGCCAGGCGATGCAACGTCACCACCGACGCCTCCGCCTGCGCCGGCGCCGGAG CAGGCACAGGCGCTAGCGGTAGTACTGCTGCATCTTCAGCTTCCACAGGCAGCGCTGCTACTTCTTCTTCAG TGACGAAACCCACAGCCAACGGAGGCAGCCTGGCACGAAGCCTGAGCTTGACTGGCGCGTCGTCCTTGGTGGGCTTCAGCTTCATCTGGTTGATCATCATGGCCTAG